In Zingiber officinale cultivar Zhangliang chromosome 3B, Zo_v1.1, whole genome shotgun sequence, a single window of DNA contains:
- the LOC122054905 gene encoding uncharacterized protein LOC122054905 has protein sequence MAESSPSRDSKKGKAIVLLEEPRVESDEQVPFCLRVLEEKLAKGYKPSAIGEYDDSKEPEDHLRKSQNATLLHQYNDSIKCRVFLNTLFGSTQKWFDGLPNGSITCFHDFKTVFLRHFTSSRKYQKTDHCLFALKQGSAEPLQSYIKCFNQVAQDVPSATSEILMSDFSHGLVDGEFFQDLIRDPVKNFDEMLGKATSYFNVEEAQTARRKADKAPTPAKKPEKRLPQRTTQPLLRARTPDHPLVPVRILDRFHVWQLFKPQGLGHGDRTTALTIAELGLPPPEIVPRTQQRILISQQAGVGAGQPSRPQLDNAGQGNKQSGHNQEPGEARDEENRGNAVIHEIGMISGRPIDGDSARARKSHERRLEIHAVGCSREQAIGPIISFGPQDLEGLELPHDDAMIIKAVIANNRVARVFMDTGSSVNVLFKSAF, from the exons ATGGCGGAAAGCTCCCCGTCTAGGGATTCGAAGAAGGGGAAGGCTATAGTTCTCCTGGAGGAGCCTCGAGTAGAATCTGATGAGCAAGTGCCCTTCTGTTTAAGGGTATTAGAAGAGAAATTGGCAAAGGGATATAAGCCCTCGGCCATTGGAGAGTACGACGACAGTAAGGAGCCGGAGGACCATCTCCGCAAGTCCCAAAACGCGACGCTATTGCACCAGTATAACGACTCTATTAAGTGCCGAGTGTTTCTGAACACTCTTTTTGGTTCGACACAGAAATGGTTTGATGGATTGCCAaatgggtccatcacttgtttcCATGATTTCAAAACTGTCTTCCTGCGTCACTTCACCAGCAGCAGGAAGTACCAAAAAACTGACCATTGTCTCTTCGCTCTTAAGCAAGGGTCAGCCGAGCCCTTGCAAAGTTATATCAagtgcttcaaccaggtggctcaGGACGTTCCATCGGCTACCTCCGAAATACTGATGAGCGACTTCTCTCATGGGCTAGTAGATGGGGAGTTCTTCCAAGACCTCATTCGGGACCCCGTAAAAAACTTTGACGAGATGCTTGGGAAGGCCACTAGCTATTTTAACGTAGAAGAGGCTCAGACCGCTCGGCGCAAAGCAGACAAAGCACCTACTCCTGCCAAGAAGCCAGAGAAAAGATTGCCTCAACGAACAACTCAACCTCTTCTGCGTGCTCGGACGCCCGACCACCCTTTGGTCCCGGTCAGGATCCTCGACCGGTTCCACGTGTGGCAGCTATTCAAGCCCCAAGGCCTGGGCCATGGGGATCGCACTACTGCACTTACCATTG CTGAACTGGGCTTACCTCCGCCTGAGATCGTGCCCAGGACTCAGCAAAGGATACTGATCAGCCAACAAGCCGGGGTAGGTGCAGGTCAACCTAGCAGACCTCAGCTCGACAATGCTGGACAAGGGAACAAGCAGTCTGGCCACAACCAGGAGCCTGGGGAAGCCAGAGACGAGGAGAACCGGGGAAATGCGGTCATTCACGAGATAGGCATGATCTCAGGAAGACCCATAGATGGAGATTCTGCTCGAGCCAGGAAGTCTCATGAACGACGCTTGGAGATACATGCTGTCGGATGCAGCCGGGAGCAAGCCATAGGGCCTATCATTAGCTTTGGGCCTCAAGACCTGGAAGGACTAGAGCTCCCACATGACGATGCCATGATAATCAAGGCAGTCATCGCTAACAATCGTGTAGCCAGAGTTTTCATGGATACCGGAAGCTCTGTTAACGTGCTGTTCAAAAGTGCATTCTAG